One window of Methanosphaera sp. genomic DNA carries:
- a CDS encoding restriction endonuclease subunit S yields the protein QTESFQKQLRRYANGILEIRLRISFENLLSQQIPTPSLNEQRKIADFLDNEIESIDKLITNTQNLIEEYESYKTALITQTVTCGLNPDVEMKDSGFGYLGVIPSHWDVVPLKYLGSCINGISKGAKYFGSGFAFVSYSDVYKNYELPSAVCGLVESSQKERDTYSVEYGDVFFTRTSETKEEVAFSSTCLSSIDNATFAGFLIRFRPYNMNRLLPEFSKYYFRSNIHRNYFIKEMNLVTRVSLSQELLKKLPVLLPPLSEQKKIVEYLDSKINSIDNIISNKENLISELEDYKKSLIFEYTTGKKRV from the coding sequence TCAAACAGAATCATTTCAAAAACAATTAAGACGATATGCAAATGGAATACTGGAAATACGCTTAAGAATATCATTTGAAAATTTACTATCACAACAAATACCAACTCCTTCCCTTAATGAACAAAGAAAAATAGCAGACTTCCTTGATAATGAAATAGAAAGTATTGATAAACTAATTACTAATACACAAAATCTAATAGAAGAATATGAAAGTTATAAAACAGCACTAATAACACAAACAGTAACATGTGGACTAAATCCTGATGTAGAAATGAAAGATAGTGGTTTTGGTTATCTTGGTGTTATTCCTTCTCATTGGGATGTTGTTCCATTAAAATATCTTGGTAGTTGTATTAATGGTATTAGTAAAGGTGCTAAATATTTTGGTTCTGGTTTTGCTTTTGTTAGTTATTCTGATGTATATAAAAATTATGAATTACCATCAGCTGTTTGTGGTCTTGTTGAGTCTTCTCAAAAAGAAAGAGATACATATAGTGTGGAGTATGGTGATGTATTTTTTACCAGAACATCCGAAACTAAAGAGGAAGTTGCATTTTCATCTACATGTCTTAGTAGTATAGATAATGCTACTTTTGCTGGATTTCTTATTAGATTCAGACCTTATAATATGAATAGATTATTACCTGAATTTTCTAAGTATTATTTTAGAAGTAATATTCATAGAAATTATTTTATAAAAGAAATGAATCTTGTTACACGTGTTTCATTAAGTCAGGAGTTATTAAAGAAATTACCAGTTCTTCTACCACCACTATCTGAACAGAAGAAAATAGTAGAATATCTTGATAGTAAAATTAATTCTATTGATAATATCATCTCCAATAAAGAGAATTTAATTTCAGAACTTGAAGATTATAAGAAATCCCTTATTTTTGAATATACTACGGGTAAGAAGAGAGTATAA